A single genomic interval of Arachis duranensis cultivar V14167 chromosome 7, aradu.V14167.gnm2.J7QH, whole genome shotgun sequence harbors:
- the LOC107459736 gene encoding 1-aminocyclopropane-1-carboxylate oxidase homolog 1, protein MEVSYTDQEVAVGTVKLSSNRLNDLKSFDETKTGVKGLVDKGLTKIPSLFHHQHDNTKSHNSEHTIPVIDLEDVVVTKDPSKREGVVSRIREACKTWGFFQVVNHGIPESVLEEMKDGVRRFFEQDDEVKKKFYTRDQNRSFIYNSNFDLYSSPALNWRDTFVCYLAPDNPKPLELPVVCRDILLEYGTNITKFGITLFELLSEALGLHSNYLRDIGCTYGHILLCHYYPACPEPELTLGTTKHSDNDFITVLLQDHIGGLQVLHEDKWIDIPPVPGALVINIGDLLQLITNDIFKSVEHRVLANLIGPRISVASFFCSGTRSSSKLYGPIKELLSEDNPAKYRNTTMEEYVAYYNAKGLDGTTALEHFRV, encoded by the exons ATGGAGGTTTCTTACACTGATCAAGAAGTTGCAGTAGGAACGGTGAAGCTCAGTTCTAACAGACTCAACGACCTCAAATCATTCGATGAAACAAAAACTGGCGTCAAGGGTCTTGTTGACAAAGGCCTTACAAAGATTCCATCACTCTTCCATCACCAACATGATAATACGAAATCTCACAACTCAGAACATACAATTCCAGTTATAGACCTTGAAGATGTTGTTGTTACCAAAGATCCAAGCAAACGCGAAGGAGTTGTTTCAAGAATAAGGGAAGCTTGTAAGACATGGGGTTTCTTTCAAGTGGTGAATCATGGCATCCCTGAGAGTGTTCTTGAGGAGATGAAAGATGGGGTTAGAAGGTTCTTCGAACAAGATGATGAAGTGAAGAAGAAGTTTTATACACGTGACCAAAATAGGTCGTTTATTTATAACagtaattttgatttatatagtTCACCAGCACTTAATTGGAGAGATACTTTTGTGTGTTATCTTGCTCCTGATAATCCTAAACCACTGGAATTGCCAGTAGTATGCAG GGATATCCTTCTTGAATATGGGACTAATATTACGAAATTTGGGATTACACTCTTTGAATTACTATCAGAAGCTCTTGGTTTGCATTCAAACTATTTAAGAGACATAGGTTGCACTTATGGACATATTTTGCTTTGTCATTACTACCCTGCATGTCCTGAACCAGAACTAACTTTGGGAACCACCAAGCATTCTGATAACGACTTTATCACGGTGCTTCTCCAAGACCATATTGGCGGCCTTCAAGTCCTTCATGAGGATAAGTGGATCGATATACCGCCGGTACCAGGGGCTCTAGTGATCAATATTGGTGATCTTTTGCAG CTTATAACAAATGATATATTTAAGAGTGTTGAACATAGAGTACTGGCAAATCTCATTGGTCCAAGAATATCTGTTGCAAGCTTTTTCTGCTCAGGTACGAGATCATCATCAAAGCTTTATGGTCCCATAAAAGAATTGTTATCCGAAGACAATCCTGCAAAATACAGAAACACTACGATGGAGGAGTATGTAGCATACTATAATGCCAAAGGTCTTGATGGAACCACTGCTCTTGAACATTTTAGAGTTTGA